In Nicotiana tabacum cultivar K326 chromosome 10, ASM71507v2, whole genome shotgun sequence, the DNA window ATAATCCGATTACTTATAAGGTAGGGTCAACGCTCGCCTCCCCTAATACCTAAACTAGTAATATTTGGGACCAAAGAGAGCACAGTAATAAATATATGAATAATAAATTATACTTACACTAATTTAGAAGAAGACTTGTATTTATTAAAGGAGAGGTAAGTTAGGTAACACAACATAAATAAGACACAAAAAACTTGATCAAacaattagaaggaaaaaaaaaaaaggcaaatggtttcttcttcttcagctCCATCTTTGCAGGTGAAAATTCCGGCGACCGGAGAAGGAAAACTGACGATAAACGTGAAGTCGCCGACGTCGGAGATGTATGCAGAGGTGAAACAAGCAGATAAAGTAAAAGATTTGGAAAAAGTGATTAAAAAAGCATGGGGAGATGATTATTTGGATCTTTATTACAAATCAATTAAAATGAAAAGTGATCAGCCTTTATCTTTTTATAATTTAAGAGATGGTTCTATTGTTAGAGTTTCTCTTCTTGCTGAACCTCCACATGAATCTGTAAGTCCATTTTCCTCTagctaaaattattttttttttcctttgaaaattcttgtattttgagaaattaattagATTTTACCGTCAAGGGCTCATCTTTATTCCGACGTTCGGGTTCGAGCCTGGGTATGGAGTTGTCTTTGTCACGGAGCGCTTTACCCTCAATGTGGAACTTTCCGGCGCGAATCCTGATTTAGTCAGGTCCTAATGCGGGTACCGAACACTGGGTGGGAAACCAAAAAGAATTAATTAGATTTTAATTTAAAATGGAAAACTAAATTCAGAAATTAATTGATTGGAAATTAAATTAGAGTTACTGATTGAATATGCACTATCGTTATCTTATCCAGCTAATTACTTGCTGCTTCTTTTTTGTGGGGTCTTTAAATTGTCAGTAGATTTTAATATTGAATAAATAATAGGATAAATAtctttttatatttctaaaagtgCATATGATctgtattttgaatttttgatattcttaattttattttgtaaGTGAATTGATAAACTAAGTTATAAATTTGACCCTTTTagaaaatgaaatacattatCGAGTTTATCTACTGACTTTTAGCTGGACAAGAGTgtgattttactttttttttttttccacttAATATACAATTCTCTACCAGCCATAATTTTTTCTACAGAGACATTGACAATATTTACGATTTAATTTTGTTTCCTTTTAGCATTTAGGGTTAGATTGCAATAATATTCGTCGTGAATGCTTCCAGCGATAGAATATTCTATCAGTTGAAGGAATAAGCTTCGTCGTCTTGAGCCTAGGGTCTTACAGAAATAGTCTCTATCTTTCGTACAGGGGTAATGTCTGCTTATATTCTACCCTTTCAGACCCCACATATGAAATTTTACTGAATTGTTATTATAGTTGAAGGAATGAGCTATTATATTCTTATATGATCTAGGTAATTGTTATCTCATGAGTTAGCTTTATATAATTAATCTTCTGCTTCTTTACATGATAGTTGTATCATCCCATCCTAAATATCGAGAACTAGGCATTTTAAAAGGTGTTAGAATTAGGGATCGTTTGGTATGGTGTATAAGAATAGAACTGAATATGGTGTATTAATAATGCTAAGATtagtattagttatgctgacagtTATGTTGAAATTATTTCTTACTAACTATTTGGttagtgtattaaaaataaaatgtattgcataagtttttttaaaatttgtttacaaaaatacccttggACGGTTTGGAAAAGGTTTTGAAAGAGTAGTTTTGTCTTTCTACATGCTTATCTATGTATTAAAAATTATGATATTATTAATCTCATGATTTGCTATGTATAAAAATAATACTGAATAGAGTGTATAACtaatattagttatacataggttgAAAAACAATATCAAACAACGGATTGTCAAAGCTAATATATATAGTATTAGTTTTCTTAAGACATCCAAACAAGCTCTTAATGCTTTATATAGTGGTAGAAAGATTGAACTGTTGTTTTTTATATTGTCTtatatctttagttttttcttttaacttctGAAATTAAATTAAACCCAAGATCAACTGTTTTTACATTATTAGCTTTAAAAAAAGTCGGATTAAATTTAATCACGGCTTGCGCATAGAGCTTGACACTGGAGCGTTACATGTACAACATGTTTTTGATTGAAACAACGAGAAATACTATTATTTTCTACGCAAAAAaccaaaaactaaaaacaaaatattaaaattaaaaaacaagAACTAACATCGGTATCAACGGCATTTAATGACTGTCGATATGTATTAATGATTGTATCATACATCCGTGAATTCCAGCTCATTGTTTCAAGTGCATTTTATTCAGAAAAATATCTTGTTTAGTGGTTATTTCTTAAATTTCTCAACTTTGGAATTAGCAAGTTTGACCAAATGTACTTTGACTATAGATCACTCTTTTGGATTTAGTAATTACCATGTGTTGAATTTTTTTTGGTTCCCAACCCACTGTCCGGTATCTGTATTGGGGCTCGACTAAATTTAAATTTTCATCTAGAAGTCCCATATTAGGAGGTAAAGCGTTCCATATTAAAAACGACTTTATACTCAAGTCTCGAATCCGACACCTGGATGAATAACCACTTACCGCTCCATCGTTAACCCTTTGTCCATGTGTTGATTTTTCTTACTTATTTAATCTTGGTTTCTTGAAAATGCAGAAATCTTCACGTGAAAACAAGAAACATGCCAAATTACAATTGGAAAGGAGGAGCAGCACCAGCACCAACTCTATTAATGGTGGAAATGGCTGTGGCAACGTTGTGTTTCATATGGCTAAGATGTTATCTCAATTCTGCTCTTCCATTTTTCCCAGCCATTAATTACTACAATTGATTGAGGAAGAAGATTTATATAGTACTATTACTTAGTTCCTAAAGTACGAGTTAGGGAAATGGAGCGCCCTTTTATTAAGAAATAGACAACTTTAATTTCGAGACGTCAAGAAAATCGAGCTAATATGTCATCGTTAAAGTTGACATAGCTTAATAAATACTATCAATAAATTTAAACACCCTGAAATTTTAGGTGAGCTTTTTTGAAGTTCTTCAGGGTTtcttaagtttttattttatttggggCGAAACTTGTACTCCAATAAATCTATTATAGTCTAtccataaaaacaaaaataaacatcTATTAGACTACATAATGTATGTGAGATATTTTTACTACCATTGGCTATGTGTGAAATCGCCAATGGTACAAGGCACTTATAATTTAAAGTTGTTTTGGTAAAATATTGGTGAAGTGTGTTTCTTTATTTCGCACTTTGATTAATTCTTGCATTCGTTTGATTTGGTCATTAGTGTGAGTTACTTTATTTTATTGCTACTATTCCCTCATGTCCATATTAGGTGTCCTAATTACTAAAGATATCTGGTCCAAATAGTTGACATTTCAGAAAATCAAGATATAATTAATTACCTTTTATCTATTTTGGCCCTTAGTATTAaaatattcttgaaagaaaaaatatTGACTATTCCCTCCGgtctaaaataagtgatttttttagATGTTTTCACACTgattaagaaattcaccttttaacattaattagtaataaaattgatcatattaacctttactatctcttcacataaatatTCCTAGCacatactccaacactatttactccaagggcaatgtaggaaaaaaaaattaattcattcttgaaatccggaaaaatcacttattttggacaacaaaaaaaagccaaaaaatcacttattttggaccagaGGGAGTACATAGCATAAAAAACTTAGAAATGAAGAGTATTAAATAATTGTATAGtagtaaaaaaaaa includes these proteins:
- the LOC107775024 gene encoding uncharacterized protein LOC107775024; its protein translation is MVSSSSAPSLQVKIPATGEGKLTINVKSPTSEMYAEVKQADKVKDLEKVIKKAWGDDYLDLYYKSIKMKSDQPLSFYNLRDGSIVRVSLLAEPPHESKSSRENKKHAKLQLERRSSTSTNSINGGNGCGNVVFHMAKMLSQFCSSIFPSH